In Mauremys reevesii isolate NIE-2019 linkage group 20, ASM1616193v1, whole genome shotgun sequence, the following are encoded in one genomic region:
- the RASL10B gene encoding ras-like protein family member 10B encodes MVTTFKVAVLGAQGVGKSAIVRQFLYNEFSEACAPTKTRRVYLPAVVMNGHVHDLQIMDFPPITSFPVNTLQEWADACCRGLRSVHAYILVYDICCFDSFEYIKTIRQQILETRVIGTTETPIIIVGNKRDLQRGRVIPRWNVSNLVKKTWKCGYIECSAKYNWHILLLFSELLKSVGCARCKHVHTTIRFQGALRRNRCTIM; translated from the exons ATGGTGACAACTTTCAAGGTCGCCGTGCTTGGGGCTCAAGGGGTCGGGAAGAGCGCCATCGTCCGCCAGTTCCTCTACAACGAGTTCAGCGAGGCGTGCGCGCCCACCAAGACGCGGCGTGTCTACCTGCCGGCCGTGGTCATGAACGGCCACGTGCACGACCTACAGATCATGGACTTCCCACCCATCACATCTTTCCCAGTTAACACGCTGCAG GAGTGGGCGGAcgcatgctgcagggggctccggagcgtccacgCCTACATCCTAGTCTATGACATCTGTTGCTTTGACAGCTTTGAGTACATCAAAACTATTCGACAACAGATCCTAGAAACGAG GGTCATCGGCACCACCGAGACCCCCATCATCATTGTGGGCAACAAGCGGGATCTGCAGAGGGGCCGGGTGATTCCCCGCTGGAACGTCTCCAACCTGGTGAAGAAGACCTGGAAGTGCGGCTACATCGAGTGCTCAGCCAAGTACAACTGGCAcatcctgctgctcttcagcGAGCTGCTCAAGAGCGTGGGCTGCGCCCGCTGCAAGCACGTCCACACCACCATCCGCTTCCAGGGGGCCCTGCGCAGGAACCGATGCACCATCATGTGA